The following coding sequences lie in one Streptomyces venezuelae genomic window:
- a CDS encoding phytoene/squalene synthase family protein: MSARELDAAAITDPALRAAYAHCRRLNARHGKTYFLATRLLPVERRPAVHALYGFARWADDIVDDLEVTAAPAERSLALRRLQAQLDRGMRSGESGEPVVTALVDTARRYAIDPLHFSDFMTSMRQDLEVTEYATYGDLERYMHGSAAVIGLQMLPVLGTVVPRAEAAPHAAALGVAFQLTNFLRDVGEDLDRGRIYLPQELLAAHGVDRALLLWSRTTGRGDPRVTAALKEAAALTRGVYATAAPGLAMLDPVARPCIRTAFVLYGAILDAIADGGYAVLHRRSAVSRRRRAAVACDGLARVAAARLRHRLAGAPALPPPALPEDAAPHHGTYTAHSRKEPV; encoded by the coding sequence ATGAGCGCCCGCGAGCTGGACGCGGCGGCGATCACCGACCCCGCGCTGCGCGCCGCCTACGCCCACTGCCGGCGCCTCAACGCCCGCCACGGCAAGACGTACTTTCTGGCCACCCGGCTGCTGCCGGTCGAACGGCGGCCCGCCGTGCACGCCCTGTACGGCTTCGCGCGGTGGGCGGACGACATCGTCGACGACCTGGAGGTCACCGCCGCGCCCGCCGAACGCTCCCTGGCGCTGCGGCGGCTCCAGGCGCAGCTCGACCGGGGGATGCGGAGCGGGGAGAGCGGCGAACCCGTCGTGACGGCGCTGGTCGACACCGCCCGCCGGTACGCCATCGACCCGCTGCACTTCAGCGACTTCATGACGTCCATGCGCCAGGACCTGGAGGTGACCGAGTACGCCACCTACGGCGACCTGGAGCGGTACATGCACGGTTCCGCCGCCGTCATCGGCCTGCAGATGCTGCCCGTGCTCGGCACCGTCGTCCCCCGCGCCGAGGCCGCCCCGCACGCCGCCGCCCTGGGGGTCGCCTTCCAGCTGACCAACTTCCTGCGGGACGTGGGCGAGGACCTGGACCGTGGCCGGATCTACCTGCCCCAGGAGCTCCTCGCCGCGCACGGCGTCGACCGCGCCCTGCTGCTCTGGAGCCGCACCACCGGACGCGGGGACCCCAGGGTCACCGCGGCACTGAAGGAGGCCGCCGCCCTCACCCGGGGCGTCTACGCCACCGCCGCCCCTGGCCTCGCCATGCTCGACCCCGTCGCTCGCCCCTGCATCCGCACCGCGTTCGTGCTGTACGGCGCGATCCTGGACGCGATCGCCGACGGCGGCTACGCCGTCCTGCACCGGCGGTCCGCGGTCTCCCGGCGCCGCCGCGCCGCGGTCGCCTGCGACGGCCTGGCCCGGGTGGCCGCCGCGCGCCTGCGGCACCGACTGGCCGGCGCCCCCGCGCTGCCACCGCCCGCGCTGCCCGAAGACGCGGCCCCGCACCACGGCACGTACACCGCGCACTCCCGGAAGGAGCCGGTATGA
- a CDS encoding DUF5914 domain-containing protein → MSRYPLRLRRKPVAWEDQRPTWREARPAVIAAALKRAQGRPSGNWYVVGATGQLRDDRPLGRTVAGREIVLWRDAAGTLRAGPGACPHLGAPLKDSPVRCGTLICHWHGMSLDGRPFAGWSPYPAFDDGVLVWVRLDDVGGEPALERPVLPERPDPAESVAAVMTVAGRCEPEDVVANRLDPWHGAWFHPYSFVDLTVAPVADDDGDGGDGGSDPRQDAFTVDVSFKVAGRAVVPVRAVFTAPEPRTVVMHITRGEGEGSVVETHATPLGTDRAGNPRTAVVEAVIATSGRPGFLAARTAAPALRPLMRAAAARLWRDDLAYAERRWTLRSTGRFPG, encoded by the coding sequence ATGAGCCGCTACCCCTTGCGGCTGCGCCGCAAGCCCGTCGCCTGGGAGGACCAGCGCCCGACCTGGCGCGAGGCCCGGCCCGCCGTGATCGCCGCCGCGCTGAAGCGCGCCCAGGGCCGCCCGTCCGGCAACTGGTACGTGGTGGGCGCGACCGGGCAGCTCAGGGACGACCGTCCGCTGGGCCGTACGGTGGCGGGGCGGGAGATCGTCCTGTGGCGCGACGCGGCGGGAACGCTGCGGGCCGGGCCGGGTGCCTGCCCGCACCTGGGCGCTCCGCTCAAGGACAGTCCGGTGCGGTGCGGGACGCTGATCTGCCACTGGCACGGCATGTCCCTGGACGGGCGGCCGTTCGCGGGCTGGAGCCCCTACCCGGCCTTCGACGACGGTGTCCTGGTCTGGGTCAGGCTCGACGACGTCGGCGGCGAACCGGCCCTGGAGCGGCCGGTGTTGCCCGAGCGCCCCGACCCGGCGGAGAGCGTGGCGGCCGTGATGACGGTGGCCGGCCGTTGCGAACCCGAGGACGTGGTCGCCAACCGGCTCGACCCCTGGCACGGCGCGTGGTTCCACCCGTACTCCTTCGTCGATCTCACCGTGGCCCCCGTCGCGGACGACGACGGGGACGGCGGCGACGGCGGGAGTGATCCGCGGCAGGACGCGTTCACCGTCGACGTGTCGTTCAAGGTGGCCGGGCGCGCGGTCGTTCCGGTGCGGGCGGTCTTCACGGCACCGGAGCCCCGTACCGTCGTCATGCACATCACCCGCGGCGAGGGCGAGGGATCCGTGGTGGAGACCCACGCGACGCCCCTCGGTACGGACCGGGCGGGGAATCCGCGTACGGCGGTGGTCGAAGCGGTGATCGCCACGTCCGGGCGCCCGGGTTTCCTCGCCGCGAGGACCGCCGCGCCCGCGCTGCGGCCGCTCATGAGGGCGGCGGCGGCCCGGCTGTGGCGCGACGACCTGGCGTACGCGGAACGCCGCTGGACCCTGCGCAGCACGGGCCGCTTCCCGGGCTGA
- a CDS encoding polyprenyl synthetase family protein, which translates to MLSGPAEGTRQDTLDGASACDIDADVSAAVHRTLEAVLHGRLEEARAIDPAFAGDIADRVARFTLRGGKRIRSQFLWWALRACAGGAAPAHVDAALRLAAGLELIQTCALVHDDVMDGSPLRRGRDAVHVDLQNQYGSYGKQGFGKAAAILAGDLALSWADDVVAATVLDTGRAHRVRGLWRAMRAEMVAGQYLDLQGQATGSRSMTGAVRTAVLKTALYSVERPLALGAALAGADDATTGALCSAGRCAGIAFQLRDDLYGAFGDPGETGKPSGDDIRDGKGTYLLAVATARAEAAADHDVLALLDRCVGRADLTDDDVRGVREAFVTTGARGIVEDKIRRLVGQAHRHLAAGALVPHADRRLHDLFRRVAGLPVSGTAAAPHLPLTESGSR; encoded by the coding sequence ATGCTCTCGGGACCCGCGGAGGGGACCAGGCAGGACACCCTGGACGGTGCGAGCGCGTGCGACATCGACGCCGATGTGTCCGCCGCGGTGCACCGCACGCTGGAGGCCGTCCTCCACGGACGGCTGGAGGAGGCCAGGGCCATCGACCCGGCGTTCGCCGGGGACATCGCGGACCGCGTGGCCCGGTTCACGCTGCGCGGCGGCAAACGCATCCGTTCGCAGTTCCTGTGGTGGGCCCTGCGGGCCTGTGCGGGCGGCGCGGCGCCCGCGCATGTGGACGCGGCCCTGCGCCTCGCCGCGGGGCTCGAACTCATCCAGACGTGCGCCCTGGTCCACGACGACGTCATGGACGGCTCACCGCTGCGCCGGGGCAGGGATGCCGTGCACGTGGACCTCCAGAACCAGTACGGCTCGTACGGGAAGCAGGGCTTCGGGAAGGCCGCCGCGATCCTCGCCGGTGATCTGGCGCTCAGCTGGGCCGACGACGTGGTCGCCGCGACCGTCCTCGACACGGGGCGGGCGCACCGGGTCCGCGGCCTGTGGCGGGCCATGCGCGCGGAGATGGTCGCGGGCCAGTACCTTGACCTCCAGGGGCAGGCCACTGGGTCGCGGTCGATGACCGGGGCCGTACGGACAGCCGTACTCAAGACCGCCCTGTACTCCGTGGAGCGCCCGCTGGCCCTCGGCGCCGCGCTCGCGGGCGCCGACGACGCGACCACCGGAGCGCTCTGTTCGGCGGGTCGCTGCGCCGGAATCGCCTTCCAGCTGCGGGACGATCTCTACGGCGCGTTCGGCGATCCCGGGGAGACCGGCAAACCCTCGGGGGACGACATCCGCGACGGCAAGGGCACCTACCTCCTGGCGGTGGCGACCGCCAGGGCCGAGGCCGCCGCGGACCACGACGTGCTCGCGCTGCTCGACCGCTGTGTGGGCAGGGCCGATCTGACCGACGACGACGTGCGCGGGGTGCGGGAGGCGTTCGTGACGACCGGGGCCCGCGGGATCGTCGAGGACAAGATCCGCCGGCTGGTCGGGCAGGCGCACCGCCACCTGGCCGCGGGCGCCCTGGTCCCCCACGCGGACCGGCGGCTGCACGACCTGTTCCGCCGCGTGGCCGGTCTGCCCGTCTCCGGCACGGCCGCTGCCCCGCACCTTCCCCTGACCGAGAGCGGGAGCCGATGA
- a CDS encoding phytoene desaturase, whose product MRTIPGRTDHVVIVGAGLAGLSAALHLLGAGRAVTLVERAGHPGGRAGLMERAGYRIDTGPTVLTMPDLVEDAFAAVGESLRDRLDLVPLHPAYRARFADGDSLDVHTAPDAMEAEIERFAGARQALGYRRLRTWLTRLYELQMRRFIDTNFDSPLELLTPDLARLAALGGFGRLDARIAAFISDERLRRVFSFQALYAGVPPARALAAYAVIAYMDTVAGVHFPRGGMHALPRAMAAAAAHAGADVRYGHTVQRLERSGARITAVVTDRGRIPCDAVVLTPDLPVAYGLLGRAPRRPSPLRHSPSAVVLHLGTDRTWPQLAHHTISFGSAWKQTFEELTRTGKLMSDPSLLITRPTATDPSLAPDGRHLHYVLAPSPNTDIGPAARDWTDLAPRYRDSLLAELERRGLAGIGAAIEEECMVTPADWTDQGHAAGTPFSAAHTFPQTGPFRPRNLVRGTDNAVLAGCGTTPGVGVPTVLISGKLAAARVTGKTG is encoded by the coding sequence ATGAGGACCATTCCTGGCCGGACCGACCACGTGGTGATCGTGGGTGCCGGGCTCGCGGGCCTGTCCGCCGCCCTGCACCTGCTGGGCGCCGGCCGCGCGGTCACGCTCGTCGAACGGGCCGGCCACCCGGGCGGCCGGGCCGGGCTCATGGAGCGCGCGGGGTACCGGATCGACACCGGCCCCACCGTCCTGACCATGCCGGACCTCGTCGAGGACGCCTTCGCCGCGGTCGGTGAGAGCCTGCGCGACCGCCTCGACCTCGTGCCGCTGCACCCCGCCTACCGGGCCCGGTTCGCCGACGGCGACTCCCTGGACGTACACACCGCGCCCGACGCCATGGAAGCCGAGATCGAACGCTTCGCCGGCGCCCGGCAGGCCCTCGGCTACCGGCGGCTGCGCACCTGGCTCACCCGGCTCTACGAACTCCAGATGCGCAGGTTCATCGACACCAACTTCGACTCCCCGCTGGAACTCCTCACCCCCGACCTGGCCCGGCTCGCCGCCCTCGGCGGCTTCGGGCGCCTCGACGCGCGCATCGCCGCGTTCATCTCCGACGAGCGGCTGCGGCGGGTCTTCTCCTTCCAGGCGCTGTACGCGGGCGTGCCGCCGGCCCGCGCCCTGGCCGCCTACGCGGTCATCGCCTACATGGACACCGTCGCCGGCGTCCACTTCCCGCGCGGCGGCATGCACGCCCTGCCGCGCGCCATGGCGGCCGCCGCCGCACACGCGGGCGCCGACGTCCGGTACGGACACACCGTCCAGCGCCTGGAGCGGTCCGGCGCCCGGATCACGGCCGTCGTCACCGACCGGGGACGGATCCCCTGCGACGCGGTGGTCCTCACCCCGGACCTCCCCGTCGCGTACGGACTCCTGGGCCGCGCCCCGCGCCGTCCGAGCCCGCTGCGGCACTCACCGTCAGCGGTGGTCCTGCACCTCGGCACCGACCGCACCTGGCCCCAGTTGGCCCACCACACGATCTCCTTCGGGTCGGCCTGGAAGCAGACCTTCGAGGAACTGACCCGCACCGGGAAGCTCATGTCCGACCCGTCCCTGCTCATCACCCGGCCGACGGCCACCGACCCCTCCCTCGCACCGGACGGCCGCCACCTGCACTACGTCCTCGCCCCCTCCCCCAACACCGACATCGGCCCCGCCGCCCGGGACTGGACCGACCTCGCGCCCCGCTACCGCGACAGCCTCCTCGCCGAACTGGAGCGGCGCGGCCTCGCCGGGATCGGGGCGGCGATCGAAGAGGAGTGCATGGTGACCCCCGCGGACTGGACCGACCAAGGACACGCGGCGGGCACCCCGTTCTCGGCCGCCCACACCTTCCCGCAGACCGGCCCCTTCCGCCCCCGCAACCTCGTGCGGGGCACGGACAACGCCGTCCTCGCGGGCTGCGGCACCACGCCCGGCGTGGGCGTGCCCACGGTCCTGATCTCCGGCAAGCTGGCCGCCGCGCGCGTCACGGGGAAGACCGGATGA
- a CDS encoding sugar transferase produces the protein MRQGGLVSPFPSARGRLANGEIGQPATEWEQRYRRTVITSDTVATAFVVAGIGIFFGARDAANWHEKWGILAFGTELLVLGALAVSRAWAPSVLGQGAEEFRRLGRSLFTAVVVLALGGIALTSRNIKLWIFVAIPAIGLVTMTARYLLRLRLHRQRQDGRCLRPVLAAGSPDTVSDLITRARKFPHLGWRVEAVCTADGLGPDGDHLDGVPIVGGLADVANHVRRDGYRVVAVTPDPHWSPDRLQRLAWNLEGSDAEMVVAPVLMEVAGPRLHVDAVLGIPLLRVSMPAFTGGRRVVKGIVDRLGAAVLLLLFAPLMVLVGLLVLADSRGGALYRQRRVGKDGREFTIFKFRTMVTGAHDARAQLAERNEGAGLLFKLRRDPRVTRVGAVLRRYSIDELPQLFNVLTGSMSLVGPRPPLPEESAAYGPDIRRRLLVKPGLTGLWQISGRSDLPWEEAVRLDLRYVEDWSLALDTVILWKTLRAVIHGQGAY, from the coding sequence GTGCGGCAGGGGGGATTAGTCAGCCCGTTTCCGTCGGCGCGCGGGCGTCTGGCGAACGGGGAGATCGGCCAGCCCGCAACCGAATGGGAGCAGCGGTACCGACGTACCGTGATCACCAGCGATACCGTGGCCACCGCCTTTGTGGTGGCGGGAATCGGTATCTTCTTCGGGGCCCGGGACGCGGCCAACTGGCACGAAAAGTGGGGCATTCTCGCATTCGGCACCGAACTCCTGGTGCTGGGCGCATTGGCGGTCAGCCGTGCGTGGGCTCCTTCCGTACTCGGACAGGGCGCCGAGGAATTCCGGCGCCTCGGACGCTCACTGTTCACCGCGGTCGTCGTCCTCGCGCTCGGCGGAATCGCTCTCACCTCGCGCAACATCAAACTCTGGATCTTCGTGGCGATACCCGCCATCGGGCTCGTCACCATGACCGCGCGGTACCTGCTGCGCCTGCGGCTGCACAGACAGCGGCAGGACGGGCGGTGCCTGCGGCCGGTGCTCGCCGCCGGCAGCCCGGACACCGTGAGCGACCTGATCACCCGGGCCCGCAAGTTCCCGCACCTCGGCTGGCGCGTGGAGGCGGTGTGCACGGCGGACGGCCTCGGGCCCGACGGTGACCATCTCGACGGAGTGCCGATCGTCGGCGGGCTCGCGGACGTCGCCAACCACGTCCGCCGCGACGGCTACCGGGTCGTCGCGGTCACCCCGGACCCGCATTGGTCGCCGGACCGGCTGCAGCGCCTCGCCTGGAATTTGGAGGGCAGCGACGCCGAAATGGTCGTGGCGCCCGTCCTGATGGAGGTGGCGGGCCCGCGGCTGCACGTCGACGCGGTGCTCGGGATCCCGCTCCTGCGGGTGAGCATGCCGGCCTTCACCGGGGGCCGGCGCGTGGTCAAGGGCATCGTCGACCGGCTCGGCGCGGCGGTCCTGCTGCTCCTGTTCGCGCCGCTGATGGTGCTCGTCGGGCTGCTCGTCCTCGCGGACAGCCGGGGCGGGGCGCTCTACCGGCAGCGAAGGGTCGGCAAGGACGGCCGCGAGTTCACCATCTTCAAGTTCCGCACCATGGTCACCGGGGCGCACGACGCACGCGCCCAGCTGGCCGAACGCAACGAAGGCGCGGGACTGCTCTTCAAGCTCCGCAGGGACCCGCGGGTCACCCGGGTGGGTGCGGTGCTGCGGCGGTACTCGATCGACGAACTCCCGCAGCTGTTCAACGTACTCACCGGATCGATGTCGCTCGTCGGGCCGCGGCCCCCGCTGCCGGAGGAGTCCGCCGCCTACGGGCCGGACATCAGGCGGCGGCTGCTGGTCAAGCCGGGCCTGACCGGCCTGTGGCAGATCAGCGGGCGCAGCGACCTGCCGTGGGAGGAGGCCGTCCGCCTCGACCTGCGGTACGTGGAGGACTGGTCGCTCGCGCTCGACACAGTGATCTTGTGGAAGACGCTGCGCGCGGTGATCCACGGCCAGGGGGCCTACTGA
- a CDS encoding class I SAM-dependent methyltransferase → MTVLRDDTLSAAFDHAARTYDRLVAANPGYHAHLRRSARRLRLPNGGAGLRLLDLGCGTGASTAALRSAAPLAEIVAVDASAGMLERAAAKPWPPSVTFVHAPAERLEQAGVEGPFDAVFAAYLFRNLADPDAVLAVVRALLAPHGRLAVHEYTLSGRLTDRLVWTAVCKAVVQPAGTLSGDGALYRHLFRSVSGFDTADAFAARTRKAGFDRVRVLPMPGWQTGIVHTVLAAADGSGGAVR, encoded by the coding sequence ATGACCGTGCTGCGCGACGACACCCTGTCCGCCGCGTTCGACCACGCGGCCCGCACCTACGACCGGCTGGTCGCCGCCAACCCCGGCTACCACGCACACCTGCGCCGCTCCGCGCGGCGGCTGCGGCTGCCGAACGGCGGCGCCGGACTGCGCCTGCTCGACCTCGGCTGCGGCACCGGCGCCTCCACCGCCGCGCTGCGCAGCGCGGCCCCGCTGGCCGAGATCGTCGCGGTCGACGCGTCGGCGGGCATGCTGGAGCGCGCGGCGGCCAAACCCTGGCCGCCCTCCGTGACGTTCGTGCACGCCCCCGCCGAACGGCTCGAACAGGCGGGCGTGGAGGGGCCCTTCGACGCGGTCTTCGCCGCGTACCTCTTCCGCAACCTCGCCGACCCGGACGCCGTGCTCGCGGTGGTCCGAGCGCTGCTCGCCCCGCACGGCCGCCTCGCCGTGCACGAGTACACCCTCAGCGGACGCCTGACGGACCGTCTGGTGTGGACGGCCGTGTGCAAGGCCGTGGTGCAGCCCGCGGGCACCCTGTCCGGCGACGGAGCCCTCTACCGCCACCTGTTCCGCAGCGTCTCCGGCTTCGACACCGCCGACGCCTTCGCCGCACGCACCCGCAAAGCGGGCTTCGACCGCGTGCGCGTCCTGCCGATGCCCGGCTGGCAGACCGGCATCGTGCACACCGTCCTTGCCGCGGCCGACGGCTCCGGCGGGGCCGTCCGATGA
- a CDS encoding FAD-dependent oxidoreductase, which produces MNLNGTEQPYATPRRGRDRRARVWPAPTGLARVPSGETRTTAVVGGGLAGLAAATALAERGVRVTLYEREYQLGGRLAGWPIELADGSTATMTRGFHAFFRQYYNLRGLLRRTDPGLTALTGLPDYPLQHSKGFRDSFAKVPRTPPWSALGFAALSPTFGGRDLARMNPRAALPLMDVRVPETYRRLDRTSAHELLERIRFPEAAHHLAFEVFSRSFFADPRLLSAAELALMFHIYFLGSSEGLLFDVPQEPFPTALWDPLAAYLTGHGVDIRTGQAVESVQPAPGGGFRVTTEDGGDRYDTVVLALDTTGLQHVVARSPRLADRPWRERIMRLRTAPPFLVSRLWLDRPVAADRPGFLGTSGYGPLDNVSVLERWEGEALRWVARTGGSVVELHAYAVDPGADRTAEQERLRVQLQRVYPETRDAKIVDERHEWRADCPLFAVGGYEDRPTVHTADPALTVAGDLVRTDLPAALMERAVTTGFLAANALLARWGLRGQTLWSVPDRGRVRALRALNRMLGT; this is translated from the coding sequence ATGAACCTGAACGGCACGGAACAGCCGTACGCGACGCCCCGCCGGGGCCGCGACCGCCGCGCCCGGGTGTGGCCCGCGCCGACCGGACTCGCGCGCGTACCGAGCGGCGAGACGCGCACGACGGCCGTCGTGGGAGGCGGCCTCGCCGGTCTCGCCGCCGCCACGGCCCTCGCGGAACGCGGAGTCCGCGTGACCCTGTACGAACGCGAGTACCAGCTCGGCGGCCGCCTGGCGGGCTGGCCCATCGAGCTCGCCGACGGCTCCACGGCGACCATGACCCGCGGCTTCCACGCGTTCTTCCGCCAGTACTACAACCTGCGCGGCCTGCTGCGCCGGACCGACCCGGGACTCACCGCGCTGACCGGCCTGCCCGACTATCCGCTGCAGCACAGCAAGGGGTTCAGGGACAGCTTCGCGAAGGTGCCGCGCACCCCGCCGTGGAGCGCGCTCGGCTTCGCCGCGCTCAGTCCCACGTTCGGCGGGCGCGACCTGGCCCGGATGAACCCGCGCGCCGCCCTGCCCCTGATGGACGTCCGCGTCCCCGAGACCTACCGGCGGCTCGACCGCACCAGCGCGCACGAACTCCTCGAACGCATCCGGTTCCCCGAAGCAGCCCACCACCTGGCCTTCGAGGTGTTCTCCCGCAGCTTCTTCGCCGACCCGCGCCTGCTCTCGGCCGCCGAACTCGCCCTCATGTTCCACATCTACTTCCTCGGCTCCAGTGAGGGCCTGCTCTTCGACGTACCGCAGGAACCCTTCCCGACGGCCCTCTGGGACCCCCTGGCCGCCTACCTCACCGGCCACGGCGTCGACATCCGCACCGGGCAGGCCGTCGAGAGCGTCCAGCCGGCGCCGGGCGGCGGGTTCCGCGTCACCACCGAGGACGGCGGGGACCGGTACGACACCGTGGTGCTCGCCCTCGACACGACCGGCCTGCAGCACGTCGTCGCCCGCTCGCCCCGGCTCGCCGACCGCCCATGGCGCGAGCGGATCATGCGGCTGCGCACCGCCCCGCCCTTCCTCGTCTCCCGCCTCTGGCTCGACCGGCCCGTGGCCGCCGACCGCCCGGGGTTCCTCGGCACCAGCGGGTACGGGCCGCTGGACAACGTGAGCGTCCTCGAACGGTGGGAGGGCGAGGCGCTGCGCTGGGTCGCGCGGACCGGCGGCTCGGTCGTCGAACTGCACGCGTACGCGGTGGATCCCGGCGCCGACCGGACGGCGGAACAGGAACGTCTGCGGGTGCAGTTGCAACGCGTCTACCCCGAGACGCGTGACGCCAAGATCGTGGACGAGCGGCACGAATGGCGCGCCGACTGCCCGCTGTTCGCGGTGGGCGGCTACGAGGACCGGCCCACCGTGCACACCGCCGACCCGGCCCTCACCGTGGCGGGCGACCTCGTCCGCACCGACCTGCCGGCCGCCCTGATGGAGCGCGCCGTCACCACGGGGTTCCTCGCCGCGAACGCCCTGCTCGCCCGCTGGGGCCTGCGCGGCCAGACCCTGTGGTCGGTCCCCGACCGGGGCCGGGTGCGGGCACTGCGGGCACTCAACCGGATGCTCGGCACATGA
- a CDS encoding nucleotide sugar dehydrogenase — translation MKVSVFGLGYVGCVSAACLAGTGHEVIGVDVNQVKVDLVNDGKAPVVEERIGELTAEVVRAGALRATTDVREAIMDSEVSLICVGTPSEPNGSLCTTYLERVTEEIGSALAERGGRHTVVFRSTMLPGTCLNLLVPILEKHIGGTAGVDFGVAVNPEFLREGTSVRDFFDPPKTVIGELDPASGDAVAALYKGLPGEVFRVPVPTAEAIKYADNAFHGLKIGFANELGAVCQALGVDSHQVMDVFMADRKLNISPAYLRPGFAFGGSCLPKDLRSLVHAAQRADVSVPILSHVLPSNADHLQRAVELVERTGKRRVGMFGLSFKPGTDDLRESPLVELAERLFGKGYDLRIYDANVSLSRLIGANREYIETRLPHLAQLLADSVDDVLEHADVCLVGTKDPAVLSALPHGEGPVLIDLIHLPDADARRTEPGYVGLAW, via the coding sequence ATGAAGGTCAGCGTTTTCGGGCTCGGCTACGTGGGCTGCGTGTCGGCCGCGTGCCTGGCCGGCACGGGGCACGAGGTGATCGGCGTCGACGTGAACCAGGTGAAGGTCGACCTGGTCAACGACGGCAAGGCCCCGGTGGTCGAGGAGCGGATCGGCGAGCTCACCGCCGAGGTCGTACGGGCCGGGGCGTTACGCGCCACCACCGACGTCCGCGAAGCGATCATGGACAGCGAGGTGTCGCTGATCTGCGTGGGCACGCCGTCGGAGCCCAACGGCAGCCTGTGCACGACGTACTTGGAGCGCGTCACCGAGGAGATCGGCAGCGCGCTCGCCGAGCGGGGCGGACGGCACACCGTCGTCTTCCGCAGCACCATGCTCCCCGGCACCTGCCTCAACCTGCTCGTGCCCATCCTGGAGAAGCACATCGGCGGCACGGCCGGGGTCGACTTCGGCGTCGCGGTCAACCCCGAGTTCCTGCGCGAGGGCACGAGCGTGCGGGACTTCTTCGACCCGCCCAAGACCGTCATCGGCGAGCTCGACCCGGCGAGCGGCGACGCGGTCGCCGCGCTGTACAAGGGCCTGCCCGGCGAGGTGTTCCGGGTGCCGGTCCCGACGGCCGAGGCGATCAAGTACGCGGACAACGCGTTCCACGGCCTCAAGATCGGCTTCGCCAACGAACTGGGCGCCGTGTGCCAGGCGCTCGGCGTCGACTCGCACCAGGTCATGGACGTGTTCATGGCCGACCGCAAACTGAACATCAGCCCCGCCTACCTGCGGCCGGGATTCGCCTTCGGCGGCTCCTGCCTGCCCAAGGATCTGCGCAGCCTGGTCCACGCCGCGCAGCGCGCCGACGTCTCGGTACCCATCCTGTCCCACGTCCTGCCCTCCAACGCCGACCACCTGCAGCGCGCGGTCGAACTGGTGGAGCGCACCGGCAAGCGCCGGGTGGGGATGTTCGGGCTCTCCTTCAAGCCCGGTACCGACGACCTCCGCGAGAGCCCGCTCGTCGAACTCGCGGAGAGACTCTTCGGCAAGGGGTACGACCTGCGGATCTACGACGCCAACGTCAGCCTCTCCCGGCTGATCGGCGCCAACCGCGAGTACATCGAGACCCGGTTGCCGCACCTCGCACAGCTGCTCGCCGACTCCGTCGACGACGTACTGGAGCACGCCGACGTGTGCCTGGTCGGGACCAAGGACCCGGCCGTGCTCTCGGCGCTGCCCCACGGCGAGGGACCGGTGCTCATCGACCTCATCCACCTTCCCGACGCCGACGCGCGCCGGACCGAACCTGGGTACGTGGGCCTTGCTTGGTAA